GTGCCATGGGTCCAGTTAGCGTTTTTCGCCGACAACAAGAAAGTCGTCAACGCGAATCCGGCAAGCCCCAAAGGCGCCGGATCTGCCACCGGCGGCACAGCTGAAACGGCCAATTCGCGTGGCCCCAACTCAGGCGCCACTGCCTCCGAACGTACCGCCATCGTGACCTTCGCCTCCTTGACTTGAAACCAGCGAGCCCCGACCAGCCCAGTCGTGCGACCTCGCGGTGTCTATGTCCGCCGCCCGTTCAGGGGAACCGGATCCAGCCGCGGGCTGGCGACGAATCATGGGCAACTCGACGTGAGCCCGTCAACACAGGTACGCCCGATCCGCGCCGAAAGGGGGCCCGGATGCGACGAACGGTCGGCTCCACTCGCCGAACGGATCGTGCCGTTCCATTTGACGCGGTGCGCCACCTTCAGCTCGCGGGCTCAATCGTCGATCCGGACGAGGCTTCGGATCCGCATCTCGACCGAGCCAAGTGAAGCCGACCGGCCTT
The Mycobacteriales bacterium DNA segment above includes these coding regions:
- a CDS encoding GPR1/FUN34/YaaH family transporter, translating into MAVRSEAVAPELGPRELAVSAVPPVADPAPLGLAGFALTTFLLSAKNANWTHGTDAWLGYAFAYGGLVQL